A stretch of the uncultured Trichococcus sp. genome encodes the following:
- a CDS encoding PolC-type DNA polymerase III: MALSKHELFQQMLEQINLHHQPEYLPYFENGEIERVIVHKKSKLWSFQFVFDNVLPFEVFNALMNHMKIKFQTIAKIDFQIKTRKPVLTNESILDYWETVVQRSNISSPLVQSLFAKHTPVVMDNKVVINVENEITKNHLADNYLSLIQQNYLVLGFPSFQLTIEVDEAASEARMSEYLARKQEQDEMLVKQAEEAIKQNQQDRQRGDGPQSKGGNSGPLLIGRQISGKEEIKQMASITEEERSVVIEGYIFDSEIRELRSGRKLLVFKMTDYTSSFSVKLFSSNETDEQNFELVKKGIWVRVRGSVQEDTFMRDLVVNGRDVNEVAHAERKDRAPEDEKRVELHLHSNMSQMDATNGIGDFVKQAAKWGHKAIALTDHAAAQGYPDAHAAGKANNVKILYGIEAYVVDDGVPIAYNPVHEDLSEATYVVFDVETTGLSAVYDTIIELAAVKMYKGNVIETFEEFINPGHPLSQTTIQLTGITDDMVRDSKPEKTVLEEFAAFAEGTILVAHNASFDMGFLNNSYERYGMAEAPQPVIDTLEMSRFLHPQLKSHRLNTLAKRYGVGLEQHHRAVYDSETTGALCWIFLKEAREEHNILFHDELNKFIGGGDSYKRARPFHATILAKNQDGLKDLFKIISASNIDYYYRTPRLPRSVLQASRENLLIGSACSEGEIFEAMMQKGAEAAKAKAKFYDYIEVMPKEVYAPLITKELVKNESDLEEIITQIVAIGDELGKTVVATGNVHYLNKEDAIYREILIGSLKVNQGKVLHLPEAHFRTTDEMLDCFSFLGKEKAKEIVIYNSQKIADSIGEIIPIKDQLYTPNMEGANEEVTRLSYDEAKRLYGEELPELVEKRLEKELNSIIGNGFSVIYLISQKLVLKSNQDGYLVGSRGSVGSSFVATMTGITEVNPLPPHYRCPECKYSYFYEDGSIGSGYDLEKKDCPKCGTDMDRDGHDIPFETFLGFYGDKVPDIDLNFSGEYQAHAHAYTKELFGEEYVYRAGTIGTVADKTAYGYVKAYERDHNFRFSSAEIDRLAKGCTGVKRTTGQHPGGIIVIPDYMDVYDFTPIQFPADAQDSEWKTTHFDFHSIHDNVLKLDILGHDDPTVIRMLQDLSGIDPQTIPPNDPDVMKIFGGTDVLGVTPDQIFSKTGTLGIPEFGTRFVRGMLEQTSPNTFAELLQISGLSHGTDVYLGNAETLIRENNIPLADVIGCRDDIMVYLIHHGMDDGLAFKIMESVRKGKGIPDDWQAEMRAKEIPEWYIQSCLKIKYMFPKAHAAAYVLMALRVAYFKVHQPIRYYCAFFSVRAQDFDLVAMTQGKEMIKTRMKEIMDKGLEASVKEKSLLTVLELANEMVERGFTFKMVDLDKSHANNFVIEGDTLIAPFRAIPGLGGNVANQIVQARGNQPFLSKEDLATRGKVSKTIIDYMNENGVLKNLPDENQLSLFDF; the protein is encoded by the coding sequence ATGGCATTATCGAAACATGAATTGTTCCAGCAGATGCTGGAACAGATAAATCTGCATCACCAACCTGAGTATTTGCCGTATTTTGAAAACGGAGAAATCGAACGGGTCATTGTGCATAAAAAATCGAAATTATGGTCCTTCCAGTTCGTTTTTGATAACGTCCTGCCTTTCGAAGTATTCAATGCTTTGATGAACCATATGAAAATAAAATTCCAAACCATCGCCAAAATCGATTTTCAGATCAAAACAAGGAAACCTGTTTTGACGAACGAGAGTATTCTTGATTATTGGGAAACGGTCGTCCAGCGCAGTAACATATCTTCTCCACTGGTTCAGAGCCTTTTTGCTAAGCACACGCCCGTTGTCATGGACAACAAAGTCGTAATCAATGTCGAAAACGAAATCACCAAAAATCATTTGGCGGATAACTACTTATCCTTGATCCAACAGAACTACCTGGTCTTGGGATTTCCGAGTTTCCAGCTTACGATCGAAGTGGACGAGGCAGCCTCAGAAGCCAGAATGTCCGAATATCTGGCAAGGAAACAAGAACAGGATGAAATGTTGGTCAAACAAGCAGAGGAAGCCATCAAACAAAACCAACAGGACAGACAGCGCGGTGACGGTCCGCAATCAAAAGGCGGCAACAGTGGTCCCTTGCTGATCGGCAGACAGATTTCCGGCAAGGAAGAAATCAAGCAGATGGCTTCGATCACTGAAGAAGAGCGTTCCGTAGTCATCGAAGGCTATATTTTCGACAGCGAAATCCGCGAGCTGCGTTCCGGCCGGAAACTGCTCGTGTTCAAAATGACGGATTACACTTCCTCCTTTTCGGTGAAGCTGTTCTCGTCGAACGAAACAGATGAACAGAACTTCGAACTGGTCAAAAAAGGCATCTGGGTGCGCGTGCGCGGGAGCGTCCAAGAAGACACATTCATGCGTGATCTGGTCGTGAATGGCAGGGACGTGAATGAGGTGGCTCATGCGGAACGGAAAGACCGTGCGCCCGAAGACGAAAAAAGGGTGGAATTGCATCTGCATTCAAATATGAGCCAGATGGATGCCACCAATGGCATCGGTGATTTTGTCAAACAGGCAGCGAAATGGGGACACAAAGCCATCGCTCTGACTGACCATGCAGCTGCGCAAGGCTATCCCGATGCCCACGCAGCCGGAAAAGCGAATAACGTAAAAATATTGTACGGAATTGAAGCATACGTCGTCGATGATGGTGTTCCGATAGCCTATAACCCGGTCCATGAAGATCTCAGCGAAGCGACCTATGTCGTATTCGACGTGGAAACAACGGGATTATCGGCAGTTTACGACACAATCATCGAGTTGGCTGCCGTTAAAATGTACAAAGGAAATGTCATCGAGACATTCGAAGAATTCATCAATCCGGGCCATCCATTATCGCAGACTACCATCCAATTGACCGGCATAACCGATGACATGGTGCGCGATTCCAAACCGGAAAAAACGGTGCTCGAGGAATTCGCCGCATTCGCCGAGGGAACCATTCTCGTAGCCCACAATGCCAGCTTTGACATGGGCTTCCTGAACAACAGTTATGAACGTTACGGTATGGCCGAGGCGCCACAACCGGTGATCGATACCTTGGAGATGTCCCGTTTCTTGCATCCCCAATTGAAATCCCATCGTTTGAATACGTTGGCGAAACGCTATGGTGTCGGCTTGGAACAGCATCACCGGGCCGTTTATGATTCCGAAACGACCGGAGCGCTCTGCTGGATATTCCTGAAGGAAGCCCGAGAGGAGCACAACATCCTGTTTCATGATGAACTCAACAAATTCATCGGCGGCGGTGATTCATATAAACGGGCCAGGCCTTTCCATGCAACAATTCTGGCGAAAAATCAAGATGGTCTGAAGGATCTGTTCAAAATCATTTCTGCTTCTAACATCGATTATTATTACCGGACACCGCGCCTTCCGCGCAGTGTTCTGCAAGCGTCCCGGGAAAACTTATTGATCGGTTCTGCCTGCAGCGAGGGTGAAATTTTTGAGGCGATGATGCAAAAAGGGGCGGAAGCAGCGAAAGCGAAAGCCAAGTTCTATGATTACATCGAGGTCATGCCGAAAGAGGTCTATGCGCCGCTCATCACGAAAGAACTGGTGAAGAATGAAAGCGATCTGGAAGAGATCATCACCCAGATTGTTGCCATCGGGGATGAACTGGGCAAAACGGTCGTGGCAACCGGGAATGTCCATTACCTGAACAAGGAGGACGCCATCTACCGGGAAATATTGATCGGTTCTTTGAAGGTGAACCAAGGTAAGGTTCTGCATTTGCCGGAAGCACATTTCCGGACGACAGATGAGATGCTGGACTGTTTTTCCTTCCTCGGAAAAGAAAAAGCTAAGGAAATCGTCATCTATAATTCCCAGAAAATTGCCGACAGCATTGGCGAAATCATCCCGATCAAGGATCAGCTGTACACGCCGAACATGGAGGGGGCGAACGAGGAGGTCACGAGACTTTCCTATGATGAAGCCAAACGTCTCTACGGCGAAGAACTCCCTGAACTGGTCGAAAAAAGGCTGGAGAAAGAGCTCAACTCGATCATCGGCAACGGCTTCTCGGTGATCTATCTGATTTCCCAAAAACTGGTACTGAAAAGCAACCAGGACGGCTATCTGGTTGGATCCCGGGGATCGGTCGGTTCGAGTTTTGTTGCCACGATGACCGGCATAACGGAAGTCAACCCTTTGCCGCCGCATTACCGCTGTCCCGAATGCAAATATTCCTATTTCTATGAAGATGGATCGATCGGTTCCGGATACGATCTGGAGAAAAAGGATTGTCCAAAGTGCGGAACGGATATGGACCGCGACGGGCATGACATCCCTTTTGAAACCTTCCTTGGTTTCTATGGAGACAAAGTACCCGATATCGACTTGAACTTCTCGGGGGAATACCAAGCGCATGCCCACGCCTACACGAAAGAGCTCTTTGGTGAGGAATACGTGTATCGGGCCGGAACGATCGGTACAGTTGCGGACAAGACCGCCTATGGTTATGTGAAAGCCTATGAACGGGATCACAACTTCAGATTCTCCTCGGCTGAGATCGACAGGTTGGCGAAAGGCTGCACCGGCGTAAAACGGACGACCGGACAGCATCCCGGCGGCATCATCGTTATTCCCGACTATATGGATGTTTATGATTTCACACCGATCCAGTTTCCGGCCGATGCCCAGGATTCCGAGTGGAAAACGACACACTTCGATTTCCACTCCATCCACGATAATGTACTGAAATTGGATATTCTCGGACACGATGATCCGACCGTCATCCGGATGCTGCAGGATCTGTCCGGAATCGACCCGCAGACGATCCCGCCCAATGATCCGGATGTCATGAAGATCTTCGGAGGTACCGATGTATTGGGCGTCACGCCCGATCAGATATTCAGTAAAACCGGAACACTCGGAATACCTGAATTCGGGACGCGCTTTGTCCGGGGGATGTTGGAGCAAACGAGTCCGAACACCTTTGCGGAACTGCTGCAGATTTCCGGTCTGTCCCATGGTACGGACGTCTATCTGGGCAATGCCGAAACACTTATCCGCGAGAACAATATCCCGTTGGCGGACGTTATCGGCTGTCGTGATGACATAATGGTATACCTGATCCATCACGGCATGGACGACGGACTTGCCTTCAAAATCATGGAGAGTGTCCGGAAAGGGAAAGGGATCCCAGACGATTGGCAGGCGGAGATGCGGGCAAAAGAAATACCTGAATGGTATATCCAATCTTGTCTGAAAATCAAGTACATGTTCCCGAAAGCCCATGCCGCAGCGTACGTGCTGATGGCTTTGCGTGTTGCGTATTTCAAAGTGCACCAGCCGATCCGTTATTACTGTGCTTTCTTTTCTGTGCGTGCGCAGGACTTCGATTTGGTCGCAATGACGCAAGGGAAAGAAATGATCAAAACTCGCATGAAAGAAATCATGGATAAGGGTTTAGAAGCCTCGGTCAAGGAAAAAAGTTTGCTGACCGTACTGGAATTGGCCAACGAGATGGTGGAGCGCGGCTTTACCTTTAAGATGGTCGATCTTGATAAATCGCATGCCAATAATTTCGTGATCGAGGGAGACACACTGATTGCCCCGTTCCGGGCCATCCCGGGACTGGGCGGCAACGTGGCGAACCAGATCGTTCAAGCAAGGGGAAATCAACCGTTTCTGTCCAAAGAGGATCTGGCTACGAGAGGGAAGGTTTCGAAGACGATCATCGATTACATGAATGAAAACGGAGTGTTGAAAAACTTACCCGACGAAAATCAACTTTCTTTATTTGATTTTTAG
- the rimP gene encoding ribosome maturation factor RimP: protein MSRVVDEVRVVVQPIVDEQNLELVDMEFLKEGKNWFLRIYIDKPGGIDIEECALISEKVSEALDAIDPDPIPQAYFLEVSSPGAERPLKTEADMQNAIGKYVHLSFYQAIDGEKFYEGTLKEVNDESVVLTIRIKTRIKDIEIERKQIANARLAIQF from the coding sequence GTGAGTCGTGTAGTAGATGAAGTTCGAGTAGTGGTTCAACCAATAGTTGATGAACAGAATTTAGAATTAGTGGATATGGAGTTTTTGAAGGAAGGGAAAAACTGGTTTCTCAGAATTTATATAGACAAACCAGGCGGCATCGATATCGAAGAGTGCGCATTGATCAGCGAAAAAGTCAGTGAAGCTTTGGATGCCATCGATCCGGATCCGATTCCGCAAGCTTACTTCCTGGAGGTATCTTCACCAGGCGCCGAGCGTCCATTAAAGACTGAAGCAGATATGCAGAATGCCATCGGTAAATACGTGCATCTCTCCTTCTATCAGGCAATCGATGGGGAAAAATTCTACGAAGGAACGCTGAAGGAAGTAAACGATGAATCCGTCGTATTGACGATCAGAATCAAAACCCGGATAAAGGACATCGAAATCGAAAGAAAACAGATCGCAAATGCAAGATTGGCTATCCAATTTTAA
- the nusA gene encoding transcription termination factor NusA — translation MSKEMLSALEVLEKDKGISKEIVISALEAALVSAYKRNYGQAQNVEVEFDTKKGDIHVYAVKEVVDMVFDSTLEVSLEDALQINKAYELGDKIRFEVTPKDFGRIAAQTAKQVIMQRIREAERSIVYNQFIAYENDILTGVVERMDSRYIYVSLGKIEAVLSKQEQIPNETFQPHDRIKVYVTKVENTSKGPQVFVSRSHPDLLKRLFEQEVPEIFDGIVEIVSIAREAGDRSKVAVRSRDKNVDPVGTCVGPRGQRVQAIVNELRGENMDIVEWNEDPSIYIGNALNPAQVVNVDFHQADGSCTVIVPDYQLSLAIGKKGQNARLAAKLTGYKIDIKSETEYNKLLMEAGAQKVVSDEEDADTLHSFAGLDKVFTAEEVADDIAIPTEDTDYAEEYENDEKILDPEDVEQLISEVETDPEESYDELTKDFQD, via the coding sequence ATGAGCAAAGAAATGTTGAGTGCTCTTGAAGTGTTGGAAAAAGACAAAGGTATTTCAAAAGAGATTGTCATCAGTGCGTTGGAAGCTGCGCTTGTGTCTGCATATAAACGCAATTACGGACAGGCCCAAAACGTTGAAGTCGAATTCGATACGAAAAAAGGCGATATCCATGTCTACGCCGTTAAAGAAGTAGTTGATATGGTGTTTGATTCAACTTTGGAAGTGAGTCTGGAGGATGCTTTGCAGATCAACAAGGCATACGAATTAGGCGATAAAATCCGTTTTGAGGTCACTCCTAAAGATTTTGGACGGATTGCCGCTCAGACGGCCAAACAGGTCATCATGCAACGTATCCGTGAAGCGGAGCGCAGCATTGTCTACAATCAATTCATCGCGTATGAGAATGACATTTTGACGGGCGTTGTCGAAAGAATGGACAGCCGTTACATTTATGTGAGCCTTGGAAAAATTGAAGCGGTGTTGTCCAAGCAGGAGCAGATTCCGAATGAAACGTTCCAGCCGCACGACCGCATCAAAGTATATGTCACAAAAGTCGAAAACACTTCAAAAGGGCCGCAAGTTTTTGTAAGCCGTAGCCATCCCGACTTGCTGAAGCGCTTGTTCGAACAAGAGGTTCCGGAAATCTTCGACGGTATAGTCGAAATCGTTTCGATCGCCCGTGAAGCAGGGGACCGTTCAAAAGTAGCCGTGCGTTCCCGCGACAAGAATGTCGATCCTGTCGGAACCTGCGTAGGTCCGAGAGGCCAACGCGTCCAAGCGATCGTTAACGAATTGCGCGGAGAAAATATGGATATCGTCGAATGGAATGAAGATCCGTCAATCTATATCGGAAATGCATTGAATCCGGCACAAGTCGTGAATGTGGATTTCCATCAAGCAGATGGCAGCTGCACAGTCATCGTTCCTGATTACCAGTTGTCCTTAGCAATCGGGAAAAAAGGTCAAAATGCTCGCTTAGCGGCCAAATTGACAGGCTATAAAATCGATATCAAGTCCGAAACGGAGTATAATAAGTTATTGATGGAAGCCGGTGCTCAAAAAGTGGTGTCCGATGAAGAAGACGCTGATACGCTTCATTCTTTCGCTGGCTTGGACAAGGTTTTCACGGCTGAAGAAGTCGCTGATGACATTGCAATCCCAACGGAAGATACGGATTACGCGGAAGAATACGAAAATGATGAAAAAATCCTTGATCCTGAAGATGTTGAGCAATTGATTTCGGAAGTCGAGACAGATCCGGAAGAAAGCTACGATGAATTAACAAAGGACTTTCAAGACTAA
- a CDS encoding YlxR family protein, with translation MKTRKIPMRKCVVSNEMKPKKELVRIVKNQAGEIAIDPTGRMNGRGAYVSMEPALVQKAWKQHILDKHLEIAISDAFYQELFDYVEHQKARSLL, from the coding sequence ATGAAGACAAGGAAAATTCCGATGCGGAAATGTGTCGTCTCCAATGAGATGAAGCCAAAAAAAGAATTAGTCCGCATCGTGAAAAATCAAGCAGGTGAAATAGCCATCGACCCTACCGGACGCATGAATGGCCGAGGTGCCTATGTCTCTATGGAACCTGCATTGGTACAGAAGGCATGGAAACAGCACATTTTGGACAAACACCTTGAAATCGCCATCAGTGATGCGTTCTATCAGGAGTTGTTCGATTATGTCGAACACCAAAAAGCAAGGAGCTTATTATGA
- a CDS encoding ribosomal L7Ae/L30e/S12e/Gadd45 family protein codes for MTPEDKMLNLLGLALRAGKLITGEEMTVKSIQKNEAVFVLCATDCSTNTKEKLENKCRYYEVPFLVHFTSEQISQAIGKSRSICALTDRGFAKSFMRLKGTK; via the coding sequence ATGACACCTGAAGATAAGATGTTGAATTTGCTGGGCTTGGCATTGCGCGCCGGCAAATTGATCACAGGTGAAGAAATGACCGTCAAGTCCATCCAAAAAAATGAAGCAGTCTTCGTCCTTTGCGCGACGGACTGCAGCACTAACACCAAAGAAAAATTAGAAAACAAATGCCGCTATTATGAAGTCCCGTTCCTGGTGCATTTCACTTCGGAACAAATCAGTCAAGCAATAGGCAAGTCCCGTTCCATTTGCGCCTTGACCGATAGAGGATTCGCCAAAAGTTTCATGCGGCTGAAAGGAACAAAGTAA
- the infB gene encoding translation initiation factor IF-2 produces the protein MEKKRVYEYAKEHKVSSKTVLDKAKQLGIDYHSHMSTMEDGDIKKLNQSISSTAENQVAKPSAPQSNATQKKQPAESKKAPARGTHKTTDKSELRKKTDMKNNPSNPSSNQNNGSENKGQSRTTADKNAKRPAQATSQAGQNRPNTKMNRVDSVSPNKSNDKPVQKTANTTTNTPAKSNRPSYGQSSGGPRSQGRGNNPYNKNKRSKFKKGTTKQGPAVPPRKFRELPETFVYTDGMNVMEVAKKLHREPAEIIKKLFLMGIMVTQNQALGKDALELLAADYGIEAEEKIVQDISDLDSYFEIEENPDELVSRPPVVTIMGHVDHGKTTLLDSLRNTNVIQTEAGGITQHIGAYQVRIDGKPITFLDTPGHAAFTTMRARGADVTDITIIVVAADDGVMPQTIEAINHAKAADVPIIVAVNKIDKPTANPDRVMQELSDQGLVPEAWGGETIFVNISAKFGQGIDELLEMILLVAEVQELKANPNRLAIGSVIEARLDKSKGPIATVLVQAGTLKIGDPIVVGNTHGRVRVMTNDQGRRVKTAGPAMPVEITGLNAAPQAGDHFVVFEDEKTARQAGEERAKRALMEQRSSQNRVTLDNLFSSLKDGELKEVNVIIKADVQGSVEALAASLQKIEVEGVRVKIVHSAAGAINESDVTLAAASNAIIIGFNVRPTPQAKIQAESETVDIRLHRIIYNAIDEIETAMKGMLDPEFEEQVTGQALIRETYKVSKVGTIGGAFVTDGYIGRNSSIRIIRDNIVIFDGKLASLKRFKDDAKEVKKGFECGVMIEDYNDIRIDDVIEAYHMVEIKK, from the coding sequence ATGGAAAAAAAACGTGTCTACGAATATGCAAAAGAACACAAGGTATCAAGCAAAACGGTGTTGGATAAAGCAAAACAATTGGGGATCGATTATCATAGCCATATGTCAACCATGGAAGACGGAGACATCAAAAAGTTGAACCAATCCATTTCTTCCACAGCTGAAAATCAGGTTGCCAAGCCAAGTGCACCGCAGTCCAATGCGACACAGAAGAAGCAACCAGCAGAAAGCAAAAAGGCGCCTGCAAGAGGAACACATAAAACTACTGATAAGAGTGAACTGAGGAAAAAAACAGACATGAAAAATAACCCATCGAATCCTTCTTCGAATCAAAACAACGGTTCCGAAAATAAAGGACAATCAAGAACTACTGCAGATAAAAATGCAAAACGGCCGGCGCAAGCCACAAGCCAAGCTGGACAAAACCGTCCAAATACTAAAATGAATCGAGTTGACTCTGTTTCGCCAAACAAATCAAATGACAAACCAGTGCAGAAAACTGCAAACACTACTACCAATACTCCAGCCAAATCAAACCGTCCTTCTTACGGGCAAAGTTCAGGTGGACCGCGCAGTCAAGGGAGAGGCAACAATCCCTACAACAAAAACAAACGCTCGAAATTCAAAAAAGGCACAACCAAGCAAGGACCGGCAGTGCCTCCGCGCAAATTCCGTGAGTTACCGGAAACATTCGTCTATACAGATGGCATGAATGTAATGGAAGTTGCCAAAAAATTGCACCGTGAACCAGCCGAAATCATCAAGAAGTTATTCCTGATGGGCATCATGGTCACACAAAACCAGGCATTAGGCAAGGACGCCTTGGAGTTGTTGGCTGCCGATTATGGCATCGAAGCTGAAGAAAAAATCGTTCAGGACATTTCCGATCTGGACAGCTATTTCGAAATCGAAGAAAATCCGGATGAGTTGGTTTCAAGACCACCCGTTGTCACAATCATGGGTCACGTCGATCATGGTAAAACGACACTTTTGGATTCACTGCGCAACACGAACGTGATCCAAACTGAAGCAGGCGGAATCACGCAGCATATCGGCGCTTATCAGGTCAGAATCGACGGCAAACCGATCACTTTCCTGGATACACCAGGACATGCTGCCTTCACGACGATGCGTGCCCGCGGAGCGGATGTCACAGATATCACGATCATTGTTGTCGCAGCTGACGACGGTGTGATGCCGCAAACAATCGAAGCCATCAACCATGCGAAAGCGGCTGATGTTCCTATCATTGTTGCCGTCAATAAAATCGACAAACCGACAGCAAATCCTGATCGCGTTATGCAGGAACTGTCCGATCAAGGTTTGGTTCCTGAAGCTTGGGGCGGCGAAACGATTTTCGTCAACATCTCGGCTAAGTTCGGACAAGGGATCGATGAATTGTTGGAAATGATCTTATTGGTTGCTGAAGTGCAGGAATTGAAAGCTAATCCGAATCGCTTAGCGATCGGTTCCGTCATCGAAGCCCGTTTGGATAAATCCAAAGGCCCGATCGCTACCGTCTTGGTGCAGGCAGGTACTTTGAAAATCGGCGATCCGATCGTAGTCGGCAACACGCATGGCCGTGTCCGTGTAATGACCAATGATCAAGGCAGACGCGTAAAAACGGCTGGACCTGCTATGCCGGTCGAGATCACAGGTTTGAATGCAGCACCGCAAGCCGGCGATCACTTTGTCGTCTTCGAAGACGAGAAGACTGCGCGTCAAGCAGGTGAAGAACGTGCGAAACGTGCCCTTATGGAACAACGTTCATCGCAGAACCGCGTGACCTTGGATAACCTGTTCTCCAGTCTGAAAGACGGAGAGCTGAAGGAAGTCAATGTCATCATCAAAGCTGATGTGCAGGGTTCGGTTGAAGCCTTGGCAGCGAGCTTACAAAAAATTGAGGTCGAAGGTGTCCGCGTCAAAATCGTTCACTCGGCAGCAGGCGCAATCAACGAGAGTGACGTTACCTTGGCTGCAGCCAGCAACGCCATCATCATTGGTTTCAACGTTCGCCCGACTCCTCAAGCGAAGATTCAAGCAGAGAGCGAAACTGTTGATATCCGTCTGCACCGCATCATCTATAATGCCATCGATGAAATTGAAACAGCGATGAAAGGAATGCTGGATCCTGAATTCGAAGAGCAAGTAACCGGTCAAGCGCTTATCCGTGAGACCTATAAAGTATCCAAAGTCGGCACAATCGGCGGTGCATTCGTAACGGATGGCTACATCGGAAGAAACAGCAGTATCCGTATCATCCGTGACAATATCGTCATTTTCGACGGGAAACTTGCAAGCTTGAAGCGATTCAAGGATGATGCTAAAGAAGTTAAAAAAGGCTTCGAATGTGGCGTGATGATCGAAGATTACAATGACATCCGCATCGATGACGTCATCGAAGCGTATCATATGGTGGAAATAAAGAAATAA